The following proteins are encoded in a genomic region of Dyadobacter sp. UC 10:
- the pnp gene encoding polyribonucleotide nucleotidyltransferase, with amino-acid sequence MLFNIVTKTIPLPDGREITIETGKLAKQADGSVVVRLGNTMLLATVVANKDIREGLDFLPLSVDYQEKFASAGRIPGSFQRREGKLSDHEVLTSRLVDRVLRPLFPEDYHAEVQVNILLISADSAALPDALAALAASAALAASDIPFNGPVSEVRVAKIDGEYVVNPGAVELERATLDLMVGATYNDIAMVEGEMSEVSEEEVIEALKIAHEVIKNQCVALKEFEAAVGKTEKREYVGDDADSEVESRVRSFAYDKIYSVAQLGSTNKTVRKDGFKAVWEEFKTTITEEEAPEFKEGLAKRYFNDLVWEASRRLVLDERKRLDGRRLDEVRPIASEIDFLPNAHGSALFTRGETQSLTTVTLGTKNDEQIVDTTLKYGYSKFMLHYNFPGFSTGEVKPNRGPGRREVGHGNLALRALKKVLPQAEDNPYTIRIVSDILESNGSSSMATVCAGSLALMDSGLKIKAPVSGIAMGLISDEATGKYAVLSDILGDEDHLGDMDFKVTGTEAGITACQMDMKVNGLSFEVLTEALMQAKAGRLHILGEMNKTITESRADLKPHTPRAVVIKIDREMIGAVIGPGGKVVQDIQKESGATVSIEEKDGAGFVSIFSADKTSMDKAVSRIKGIILVPEIGELYTGKVKSIMPFGAFVEFLPGKDGLLHISEIKWERLEKMDGVLEVGEEIQVKLVEIDKKTGKYRLSRKVLLPKPENKNA; translated from the coding sequence ATGCTTTTTAATATAGTTACCAAGACTATACCCTTACCTGATGGCAGGGAAATCACAATTGAAACAGGAAAATTAGCGAAACAAGCCGACGGTTCGGTGGTAGTCAGACTGGGTAATACCATGTTGCTGGCCACAGTGGTAGCTAACAAAGATATTAGAGAGGGGCTGGACTTTTTGCCGCTTTCGGTTGATTATCAGGAAAAATTTGCGTCTGCCGGCCGTATTCCAGGCAGCTTCCAGAGACGTGAAGGTAAATTATCAGATCATGAAGTGTTGACGAGCCGTTTGGTTGACCGCGTACTTCGTCCATTATTTCCGGAAGACTACCACGCGGAAGTACAAGTAAACATCCTGTTAATTTCTGCTGATTCAGCTGCGTTACCCGATGCGCTGGCTGCGTTGGCAGCTTCTGCTGCCTTAGCTGCTTCTGATATTCCTTTCAATGGCCCGGTGTCGGAAGTGCGCGTAGCGAAGATCGACGGCGAATATGTGGTCAATCCGGGTGCAGTTGAATTGGAAAGAGCAACGTTGGACCTGATGGTAGGCGCGACCTATAATGATATCGCGATGGTGGAAGGGGAGATGAGCGAGGTTTCGGAAGAAGAAGTGATTGAAGCTTTAAAAATCGCACACGAAGTAATTAAGAACCAATGTGTTGCTTTGAAGGAATTCGAAGCCGCAGTTGGTAAAACAGAAAAGAGAGAATACGTAGGCGATGATGCGGATTCCGAAGTGGAATCGCGTGTACGCTCATTTGCTTACGACAAAATATATTCGGTTGCTCAGCTGGGCTCTACTAACAAAACGGTTCGTAAAGACGGATTTAAAGCTGTTTGGGAGGAGTTCAAAACCACTATTACCGAAGAAGAAGCGCCTGAATTTAAAGAAGGTCTTGCAAAGCGTTATTTCAACGACCTGGTTTGGGAAGCTTCCCGCCGCCTCGTGCTGGATGAGAGAAAACGTCTTGACGGTCGTCGTTTGGATGAGGTTCGTCCGATTGCATCTGAGATCGACTTCCTTCCAAATGCACACGGTTCAGCCCTTTTCACAAGAGGTGAAACCCAATCTTTGACTACTGTGACGCTTGGTACGAAAAACGACGAGCAGATTGTAGACACAACATTGAAATATGGTTACAGCAAATTCATGCTGCACTATAACTTTCCAGGCTTCTCTACTGGTGAAGTGAAACCTAACCGCGGCCCCGGCCGTCGCGAAGTAGGCCACGGAAATCTTGCGCTACGTGCTTTGAAAAAGGTATTGCCCCAGGCTGAAGATAATCCATATACCATCCGGATCGTTTCAGATATTCTGGAATCGAATGGCTCTTCGTCTATGGCTACCGTTTGTGCCGGTTCACTCGCATTGATGGACTCAGGCTTAAAAATCAAAGCACCGGTCTCTGGTATTGCAATGGGACTTATCTCTGACGAAGCAACAGGTAAATACGCTGTTCTTTCTGATATTCTGGGGGATGAAGATCACCTTGGAGATATGGATTTTAAAGTAACCGGGACTGAGGCTGGTATCACAGCCTGTCAGATGGATATGAAGGTAAATGGTCTTTCGTTTGAAGTACTTACAGAGGCATTGATGCAGGCGAAGGCCGGCAGACTTCATATTCTCGGCGAAATGAACAAGACAATTACTGAGAGCCGTGCGGATCTGAAGCCACATACACCGCGTGCAGTTGTCATCAAAATCGATCGGGAAATGATTGGTGCGGTAATCGGGCCAGGTGGAAAAGTTGTACAGGATATTCAAAAAGAGTCAGGAGCGACAGTTTCTATCGAAGAAAAAGATGGGGCTGGCTTTGTAAGTATATTCTCAGCAGATAAGACTTCAATGGATAAGGCTGTTTCACGTATTAAAGGCATTATTCTGGTACCAGAAATTGGTGAACTTTACACTGGTAAGGTGAAGTCAATTATGCCATTTGGTGCATTTGTCGAATTCCTTCCTGGCAAGGACGGGTTATTGCATATTTCCGAGATCAAGTGGGAACGCCTGGAGAAAATGGACGGTGTATTGGAAGTAGGAGAGGAGATACAGGTTAAGCTGGTCGAAATCGACAAGAAAACAGGCAAATATCGCCTTTCTCGTAAGGTATTGTTGCCAAAACCAGAGAACAAAAATGCATAA
- a CDS encoding START-like domain-containing protein: MEKYKFITEFELRSSPKVLFPYISTPSGLEQWFAEKVTVLPDHRFDFQWDGDSHVARQTGLRINKSVRFDFENTSDDNLDNNYLELKLEVSELTQTTFLRVVDYSSNRDQDELASLWDGFMDNLRDIVGS, encoded by the coding sequence ATGGAAAAATATAAATTTATTACCGAGTTTGAATTGCGTTCCTCACCCAAAGTACTATTTCCATATATCTCGACCCCTTCCGGACTCGAACAATGGTTTGCTGAAAAAGTAACTGTACTGCCAGATCACCGTTTTGATTTTCAATGGGATGGTGACAGCCACGTTGCCCGGCAGACCGGTCTCAGAATTAACAAATCAGTACGATTTGACTTTGAAAATACAAGTGACGACAATCTTGACAATAATTATCTGGAACTGAAATTGGAGGTAAGTGAGTTAACGCAGACCACCTTCCTGCGCGTGGTAGACTATTCCTCTAATCGCGATCAGGACGAGCTCGCTTCCTTATGGGACGGATTTATGGACAATCTTAGAGATATAGTAGGTAGTTGA
- a CDS encoding ABC transporter ATP-binding protein, with protein MKLLLQYLSRYKWLILLALLMAAINQVFSLLNPYILGNLLIDPYANKADYFRKNGLDDEFFKGVLTGLLLIIGTAMVSRIAKAFQDYLVNVVIQKFGANLYTDGLRHALRLPFQDFEDQRSGETLSVLQKVRADCEKFIMNFVNVLFTTLIGIVFVVIVAFKLSPMLPLIYLVGSIVLAILTSVLSRKIKSIQKNIVAETTALAGSTTESLRNIELVKSLGLTQQEIGRLNTTTFKILKLELKKVKSIRSISFIQGTFVNFLQQCIMFALLFFVFRDQITVGQMMMMQFYSFFIFGPLQELGNVIMSYREAEASLNNLQTLLARPIEQKPANPEKIGEIEVLEFNHVKFQHQSANRPALENISFRVERGETIAFVGPSGSGKTTLVKLLVGLYPPIEGSVYYNNHNGSSIDFDEIRNKIGFVTQDTQLFSGTIKENLLFVNPTATDEMIQDVLLKAACYNLLSRAENGIETVIGEGGLKLSGGERQRLSIARALLRNPNLIIFDEATSALDSLTEEEISNTIRNITDQRQHITVMIAHRLSTIMHADRIYVLEKGKIIETGTHSSLLDEKGLYYAMWRQQIGERKDEQIMSV; from the coding sequence ATGAAATTATTGTTACAATACCTCAGCCGATACAAATGGCTGATATTGCTGGCTTTGCTGATGGCGGCAATCAATCAGGTTTTTTCCCTCTTAAACCCGTACATTTTAGGTAACCTGCTCATTGATCCTTATGCGAATAAGGCGGACTATTTCCGAAAAAATGGCCTGGACGATGAGTTCTTCAAAGGCGTCCTTACAGGCTTGCTGCTGATCATCGGAACTGCAATGGTGTCCCGTATAGCCAAAGCGTTTCAGGACTATCTGGTCAATGTGGTTATCCAAAAGTTTGGGGCTAACCTATATACCGATGGCCTCCGGCATGCACTGAGGCTGCCTTTTCAGGATTTTGAAGACCAGCGTAGCGGTGAAACGTTATCTGTATTGCAAAAAGTGAGGGCAGATTGTGAAAAGTTCATTATGAACTTTGTTAATGTGCTCTTTACTACGTTGATAGGGATTGTATTCGTCGTCATCGTGGCATTCAAGCTCAGCCCTATGCTGCCGCTGATCTATCTGGTAGGCTCCATCGTTCTTGCGATTTTGACCAGTGTGCTAAGTCGCAAAATCAAATCTATTCAAAAAAATATTGTGGCTGAAACTACCGCACTGGCGGGTTCCACCACCGAATCCCTCAGGAATATTGAGCTTGTAAAAAGCCTTGGCCTTACACAGCAGGAGATCGGCAGACTTAACACTACTACTTTCAAAATCCTCAAACTGGAATTAAAAAAAGTTAAAAGCATTCGCTCGATCAGTTTTATCCAGGGTACGTTCGTGAATTTCCTGCAGCAATGCATCATGTTCGCATTGCTCTTCTTCGTTTTCCGTGACCAGATTACAGTCGGACAAATGATGATGATGCAGTTTTACTCCTTTTTCATCTTCGGGCCTTTACAAGAGCTCGGCAATGTAATTATGTCCTACCGCGAAGCCGAAGCTTCTCTGAACAATCTGCAAACGCTGCTTGCGCGGCCGATTGAACAAAAACCGGCTAATCCCGAGAAAATCGGAGAAATTGAAGTCCTGGAATTTAATCATGTCAAATTCCAGCACCAGTCGGCCAACAGGCCCGCACTGGAAAATATTTCGTTCAGGGTCGAACGCGGCGAAACGATCGCATTCGTAGGGCCGTCGGGTTCGGGAAAAACTACGCTTGTAAAATTGCTGGTTGGCCTTTATCCTCCGATAGAGGGAAGCGTATACTATAATAATCACAACGGAAGTTCGATTGATTTTGACGAAATCAGAAACAAAATCGGCTTCGTGACACAGGATACCCAGCTTTTTTCAGGTACCATCAAGGAAAACCTTCTCTTTGTAAACCCAACCGCAACCGACGAGATGATCCAGGATGTGCTCCTGAAAGCAGCATGTTACAACCTGCTGTCGAGAGCCGAAAACGGCATTGAAACTGTAATCGGTGAAGGAGGTTTGAAACTCTCGGGTGGTGAGCGCCAGCGCCTTTCTATTGCCCGTGCATTGCTGAGAAACCCTAATCTGATTATATTCGACGAAGCTACTTCTGCACTCGATTCCCTGACCGAAGAGGAGATTTCCAATACAATCCGAAACATTACAGATCAGCGGCAGCACATTACTGTTATGATCGCGCACCGGCTTTCAACCATCATGCATGCAGACCGCATTTATGTGCTTGAAAAAGGCAAAATCATCGAAACCGGCACACACTCATCGCTTTTGGACGAAAAAGGTTTGTATTACGCGATGTGGCGACAGCAGATTGGTGAGCGCAAAGACGAACAGATTATGTCTGTTTAG
- the rpsO gene encoding 30S ribosomal protein S15 translates to MYLTAEKKSEIFESKGFKKESGDTGSAESQIALFTYRINYLNEHLKTHKKDNDTRLGLLKMVGKRRRLLDYLYKKDINRYRAIIAELNIRK, encoded by the coding sequence ATGTATTTAACCGCGGAAAAGAAGAGCGAGATCTTCGAATCGAAAGGTTTTAAAAAAGAAAGCGGAGACACCGGCTCAGCTGAATCACAAATTGCTTTATTTACGTACCGCATCAACTATTTGAACGAGCACTTAAAGACGCACAAGAAAGACAATGATACGCGTCTTGGTCTTCTCAAAATGGTAGGAAAGCGCAGAAGATTGCTAGACTATCTTTACAAAAAGGACATTAACCGCTACCGTGCGATTATTGCCGAATTGAACATACGTAAGTAA
- a CDS encoding 2OG-Fe(II) oxygenase: MTSKILPVKNPEQFDWETVENHLHSKGFTQIKNVLTADECARLASQYDNHALYRKTIAMERYRFGLGEYKYFAYPLPQTVQHLRQTFYPRLAPVANEWMRQLGQPHRYPADFETFQNLCRAQGQDKPTALILKYGPGGHNTLHQDLYGEVFFPIQMVIFLNQAGQDYTGGEFVLVQQTPRAQSKAIVLKPDQGDILLFTTNFRPAAGSRGYYRVNMKHGVSEVLTGERFTLGVIFHDALS, from the coding sequence ATGACATCTAAAATCCTGCCCGTGAAAAATCCCGAACAATTTGACTGGGAAACCGTTGAAAATCACCTTCATTCAAAAGGTTTTACACAGATCAAAAACGTCCTGACTGCTGACGAATGCGCCCGGCTTGCCAGTCAATATGATAACCATGCACTGTATAGGAAAACCATCGCCATGGAACGCTACCGGTTTGGACTGGGTGAATACAAATATTTTGCCTATCCGCTTCCGCAGACCGTTCAGCATTTAAGACAAACTTTCTATCCCAGGCTCGCACCAGTGGCAAATGAGTGGATGCGACAACTTGGTCAACCGCACCGCTATCCGGCAGATTTTGAAACTTTTCAGAACTTATGCCGAGCGCAGGGCCAGGACAAGCCCACGGCTCTAATCCTTAAATATGGTCCGGGCGGACATAACACCTTACACCAGGATCTTTACGGTGAAGTGTTTTTCCCCATTCAAATGGTTATTTTCCTGAATCAGGCTGGCCAGGACTATACTGGCGGGGAATTTGTACTCGTACAGCAAACGCCCCGCGCACAATCAAAAGCCATTGTATTGAAACCAGATCAGGGTGATATTCTTCTCTTTACCACTAATTTCCGTCCTGCGGCGGGAAGCCGTGGCTATTATCGTGTCAACATGAAACACGGCGTGAGTGAAGTCCTTACAGGCGAACGGTTTACGCTCGGTGTTATCTTCCACGACGCGCTAAGTTAG
- a CDS encoding LptF/LptG family permease: protein MKKLDKLVLMSFWGPFVITMSVVVFVFLMRIMIFYIDDFVSKDLGVIDYAQLFFFFSLITVPTALPLATLLSSLMAFGNLGEFFELTAIKSAGISVVRAMLPLFIVTFGISIFSFFFNDRISPWANLKGYSLLYDIKTTKATLKIKDGIFYNDLPGYSIKVDKKEENGRLKGMVIYKHSNRSYEFGNTEIILADSGRMYSINDNRYLVIELYNGTRYTDEMGSGNARPVYMSTSGGTTRSFPNFSRNSFKHYRLTESLASFGMKRTDEGQFKYHEFMKNITDLTSTADSLRNSYVETKKNLVSGSQQYYSYNYREGTDKTIKKGAWIDSLLVKPVSDSLKKEILQNAKSASNSMLSYTKSQYDYLQTKLKDANRYELEKHHKYTSAISCLIMFLIGAPLGAIIKKGGFGVPVLVSILFFILLYVLTNQGDKWVKEGLLAVPLGAWMANTVLLLAGLYFIDRARSDSRLFDKDVYLMLIKRIKEQWASRFGKSGLIQS from the coding sequence ATGAAAAAGCTTGATAAGCTTGTTTTAATGTCGTTTTGGGGCCCTTTTGTCATTACAATGTCGGTCGTTGTATTCGTTTTTTTAATGCGGATCATGATCTTTTACATTGATGATTTCGTCTCCAAAGATTTGGGAGTTATTGACTATGCGCAATTATTCTTCTTTTTTAGCCTGATAACGGTACCCACCGCATTGCCGCTGGCGACACTGCTTTCTTCGCTGATGGCATTCGGCAACCTGGGTGAGTTTTTCGAGCTGACAGCTATTAAAAGTGCCGGTATCTCTGTTGTTAGAGCTATGCTACCACTTTTTATTGTCACGTTTGGCATCAGCATTTTTTCATTCTTTTTCAACGATCGCATATCCCCGTGGGCCAACCTGAAGGGTTACAGTTTATTGTACGATATCAAAACGACTAAGGCGACGTTGAAAATCAAAGACGGGATATTTTACAATGACCTGCCCGGTTACAGCATTAAGGTTGATAAGAAGGAAGAAAATGGCCGATTGAAGGGAATGGTCATCTACAAGCACAGTAACCGGTCTTATGAATTTGGCAATACGGAGATCATCCTTGCGGATTCAGGGCGGATGTATTCGATCAATGATAACCGTTACCTGGTGATCGAGCTCTACAATGGGACGAGGTATACAGATGAGATGGGTTCGGGAAATGCGAGACCGGTATACATGTCCACGTCCGGGGGTACTACCCGAAGTTTTCCCAATTTCAGCAGAAATTCGTTCAAGCATTACCGGCTTACGGAAAGCCTGGCTTCTTTCGGGATGAAGCGGACCGACGAGGGGCAGTTCAAATACCACGAATTTATGAAGAATATCACGGATCTGACCAGTACAGCTGATTCTCTGCGGAATTCTTATGTCGAGACGAAGAAAAACCTCGTATCGGGTAGCCAGCAATATTATTCCTACAACTACCGGGAAGGTACTGACAAAACGATCAAAAAGGGTGCATGGATCGATTCGTTGCTGGTAAAGCCGGTATCGGACAGCTTGAAAAAGGAGATTTTACAAAATGCTAAAAGTGCTTCAAACAGCATGTTGAGTTATACCAAGTCGCAATACGATTATTTGCAAACAAAACTGAAAGATGCAAACAGGTATGAGCTTGAGAAACATCACAAATATACCAGTGCAATTTCCTGCCTGATCATGTTCCTGATTGGTGCGCCGCTGGGAGCCATCATCAAAAAGGGTGGATTTGGCGTACCTGTACTGGTGTCGATCCTGTTTTTTATCCTATTGTATGTTTTGACAAACCAGGGGGATAAATGGGTGAAGGAAGGGTTGCTTGCTGTTCCACTGGGAGCCTGGATGGCCAATACGGTATTGCTGCTGGCAGGTTTATATTTTATCGACCGGGCACGTAGCGATTCGAGGTTATTTGATAAAGATGTTTACCTGATGTTGATAAAAAGAATAAAAGAACAATGGGCAAGTAGATTCGGGAAATCCGGACTTATCCAATCATAG
- a CDS encoding sigma-70 family RNA polymerase sigma factor, whose product MRQLKISKQITNRESQSLDKYLQEIGKVDLLTPDEEVTLAQKIRDGDQLALERLTKANLRFVVSVAKQYQNQGLSLGDLINEGNLGLIKAAQRFDETRGFKFISYAVWWIRQSILQALAEQSRIVRLPLNRVGSLNKISKTFSELEQRFEREPSPEELAEVLEISSSEVVDTMKISGRHVSMDAPFVQGEENSLLDVLENDLEDKPDSGLVNESLRKEVQRALCTLTQREADVIALYFGLNGEHAMTLEEIGEKFNLTRERVRQIKEKAIRRLRHVSRSKALKTYLG is encoded by the coding sequence ATGAGACAGCTAAAGATCAGTAAGCAAATCACCAACCGTGAGAGTCAGTCGTTAGACAAATATTTGCAGGAGATCGGTAAGGTAGATTTGTTAACGCCGGATGAGGAGGTGACATTAGCGCAAAAAATCAGGGATGGAGATCAGCTGGCCTTAGAAAGATTGACCAAAGCGAATCTTAGGTTTGTAGTTTCCGTGGCAAAACAATATCAGAATCAAGGATTGTCATTGGGAGATTTAATTAATGAAGGAAATTTAGGATTGATCAAAGCCGCCCAGCGTTTTGATGAGACGAGAGGTTTTAAATTCATTTCGTACGCGGTTTGGTGGATTCGCCAGTCTATTTTGCAGGCTCTTGCAGAGCAATCGCGTATCGTGCGTTTGCCTTTGAACCGGGTAGGCTCTCTTAATAAAATATCAAAGACATTCTCAGAATTGGAGCAGCGCTTCGAACGTGAACCGTCTCCCGAGGAATTAGCAGAAGTACTTGAAATTTCTTCTTCAGAGGTCGTTGATACAATGAAAATTTCAGGTCGTCACGTTTCAATGGATGCTCCTTTCGTACAAGGCGAAGAAAACAGCCTTTTGGACGTCCTGGAAAATGACCTGGAAGATAAGCCTGATTCTGGTCTGGTAAACGAGTCTTTGCGTAAAGAAGTGCAACGTGCGCTTTGTACACTTACGCAGCGTGAGGCGGATGTAATTGCATTGTATTTTGGCCTGAATGGCGAACATGCGATGACTTTGGAAGAGATTGGAGAGAAGTTTAATCTTACCCGTGAGCGCGTTCGCCAGATCAAAGAAAAAGCCATCAGAAGATTACGCCACGTTTCAAGGAGCAAGGCTTTGAAAACTTACCTTGGTTAA